A window of the Coregonus clupeaformis isolate EN_2021a unplaced genomic scaffold, ASM2061545v1 scaf0124, whole genome shotgun sequence genome harbors these coding sequences:
- the LOC121548685 gene encoding E3 ubiquitin-protein ligase Hakai: MDQSDNDLQGTDGSGSLGGPDVRRRIPIKLISKPTIRSKPAPRTQRPMGRLPSKPQAGDEESFSFKQEERFDCGTKAGDVFASQRRFPQQMFWDFKLNLIGEKDDIPAHFCDKCGLPIRIYGRMIPCKHVFCYECALLHEKKGDKMCPGMQLFSCTDLVQRIEQCLRGSLYMCSIVQGCKRTYLSQRDLQAHINHRHMRAAKALASRQDALHLPTSSDVPDRFRVPPPHLPKTQGHLPPPLQHGGHDPYGQPPPASHDAPPLAQETFRIATVTTRARSNLITVPIQDDSGSSSTSSSRDPLPPGPGPAPPPHHHPGDYAGQPVVSHPHHMMAPPQQHYGPPPPPPPPINHPMQHPPQGSGTPHMVYNQAGPPPPMSNAPPPITPPPGHIMGQMPPYMNHPPPGPPPQHGGPPVNAPPPHHYNPNTMQQFPEDQGTLSPPFNQQGGLSPGMWPAPRGPPPPRMQGPPPQGQMPGPHHPDQSRYRPYYQ; encoded by the exons ATGGACCAAAGTG ACAATGACCTGCAAGGCACGGACGGCTCGGGGAGTCTTGGGGGCCCTGATGTCCGCAGACGCATCCCCATCAAACTCATCTCCAAACCGACCATCAGGAGCAAACCTGCTCCCCGGACACAAAGACCCATGGGCAGGCTGCCCTCCAAACCCCAGGCTGGGGATGAAG AGAGTTTTAGCTTCAAGCAAGAGGAGAGGTTCGACTGTGGTACCAAGGCTGGGGATGTTTTTGCAAGTCAACGGAGGTTCCCCCAGCAAATGTTTTGGGACTTTAAG TTGAATTTGATAGGTGAAAAGGATGACATTCCAGCTCACTTTTGTGACAAGTGTGGTCTGCCCATAAGGATCTATGGACGCATG ATTCCATGCAAACATGTGTTCTGCTATGAGTGTGCATTGCTCCACGAGAAGAAGGGAGACAAGATGTGCCCAGG TATGCAGCTCTTCAGCTGCACAGACCTGGTCCAGCGCATCGAACAGTGTCTGCGGGGCTCCCTGTACATGTGCAGCATCGTGCAGGGCTGCAAGCGCACCTACCTTTCCCAGCGTGACCTGCAGGCCCACATCAACCACCGCCACATGAGGGCAGCTAAGGCCTTGGCAAGCCGCCAGGACGCCCTGCACCTTCCCACATCCTCAGATGTGCCTGACCGCTTCCGCGTGCCCCCGCCTCACCTGCCCAAGACCCAAGGGCACCTCCCACCCCCCCTCCAACACGGTGGTCATGACCCCTACGGTCAGCCACCACCGGCTTCCCATGATGCGCCTCCTCTTGCCCAGGAGACCTTCCGCATCGCCACGGTAACTACACGCGCACGCAGCAACCTCATCACCGTGCCCATCCAGGATGACTCCGGTTCTTCCTCCACATCTTCCTCCCGTGACCCTCTCCCTCCCGGCCCGGGCCCTGCTCCACCCCCACACCACCATCCTGGGGACTACGCTGGTCAGCCTGTAGTGTCCCACCCCCACCACATGATGGCGCCACCGCAACAGCACTAcggcccccctcctcctccccctccacccatCAACCATCCCATGCAGCACCCGCCCCAGGGCTCTGGGACACCTCACATGGTGTACAACCAGGCAGGCCCTCCCCCGCCTATGTCCAACGCACCCCCTCCCATTACCCCCCCGCCAGGACACATCATGGGTCAGATGCCCCCCTACATGAACCACCCTCCTCCAGGCCCCCCACCTCAACATGGTGGTCCTCCAGTCAACGCCCCCCCTCCCCACCACTACAACCCTAACACCATGCAGCAGTTCCCTGAGGATCAGGGCACACTCAGTCCCCCTTTTAACCAGCAAGGGGGTCTGAGCCCTGGGATGTGGCCTGCCCCTAGAGGGCCTCCTCCTCCACGGATGCAGGGCCCCCCACCTCAGGGCCAGATGCCTGGACCCCATCACCCCGATCAGTCCCGCTACCGCCCTTATTATCAGTAA